In Pseudonocardia sp. EC080619-01, the following proteins share a genomic window:
- a CDS encoding CaiB/BaiF CoA-transferase family protein codes for MSEPAGPLEGLRVVDFTIMIAGPYAGRLLADQGADVIKAEAPGGDPMRRRTPLRDGASTYFGAVNAGKQSVVLDLKVAADRQRAMALVTEADVVVENFRPGVMARLGLDYATCSALNPRLIYCSISGYGQHGPKAEFPAYAPILHAVSGYDLANMSYQRDATVPASTGTFVADVMAGQAAYAAIVTALLARASHGRGDHVDVALLDTMLSTLVYETQAAQVDGPGPGKTVYRPARVGDEFVVIAAITDRNFRSLVAAMDRSDLLQDPRYAEMGARERNWEDWQDIVAEWAATWEVDELERLLLARGVPCSRFRTVDEALRDEQLRIRGTLRTAEDDAGRFRYVGPPFRSSTYPPSDEPVPVPGLGQHKASFRPRRSAVERWSSPGARP; via the coding sequence GTGAGCGAGCCGGCGGGTCCGCTGGAGGGTCTACGCGTCGTCGACTTCACGATCATGATCGCCGGTCCGTATGCCGGTCGGCTCCTTGCCGACCAAGGAGCCGACGTCATCAAGGCTGAGGCGCCCGGCGGCGACCCGATGCGTCGGCGTACCCCGCTGCGTGACGGTGCGAGCACGTACTTCGGTGCCGTCAACGCCGGCAAGCAGAGTGTGGTGCTCGATCTCAAGGTGGCGGCGGACCGGCAGCGCGCGATGGCGCTCGTAACCGAAGCTGACGTGGTCGTGGAGAACTTCCGGCCCGGAGTGATGGCCCGGCTCGGCCTGGACTACGCGACCTGCTCCGCGCTCAACCCGCGCCTGATCTACTGTTCGATCTCCGGATACGGCCAGCATGGTCCCAAGGCCGAGTTCCCCGCCTACGCGCCGATTCTGCACGCGGTCTCCGGGTACGACCTGGCCAACATGAGCTACCAGCGTGACGCGACGGTTCCGGCATCCACCGGCACCTTCGTCGCCGATGTGATGGCCGGCCAGGCCGCCTACGCTGCGATCGTGACGGCGCTGCTGGCCCGGGCGAGCCACGGACGCGGAGACCACGTCGACGTTGCACTGCTCGACACGATGCTGTCTACGTTGGTCTACGAGACGCAGGCCGCACAGGTCGACGGACCGGGACCTGGCAAGACCGTGTACCGCCCCGCGCGCGTGGGTGACGAGTTCGTCGTGATCGCCGCGATCACCGATCGCAACTTCCGCTCGCTCGTCGCCGCAATGGACCGGTCCGACCTTCTGCAGGACCCGCGTTATGCGGAGATGGGCGCGCGGGAGCGGAACTGGGAAGACTGGCAGGACATCGTCGCCGAGTGGGCCGCCACCTGGGAAGTGGACGAGCTCGAGCGGCTGCTCCTCGCCCGGGGGGTCCCGTGCAGCCGCTTCCGCACAGTCGATGAGGCACTGCGGGACGAACAGCTCCGTATCCGCGGAACGCTGCGTACCGCCGAGGACGATGCCGGGCGATTTCGGTACGTCGGGCCGCCGTTCCGGTCGTCGACCTACCCGCCGTCGGACGAGCCGGTGCCTGTCCCGGGTTTGGGACAGCACAAGGCTTCGTTCCGTCCGCGCCGGTCTGCCGTCGAGCGGTGGTCGAGCCCCGGCGCACGCCCGTGA